In Sphingobacterium sp. SYP-B4668, the sequence ACTTGTCCATTCCCGTGATATCGAGGTAGTGCTCATCGATCGAAGCCTTCTCTACGATAGGCGTTATCTCCTCGATGATCTCCGTCACCGTACCCGAATACTTCGAGTACAGGTCATGGTCACCCCGCACCACGACTGCCTCCGGGCACATCCGTAGTGCCAGCTTCATCGGCATCGCCGAGTGTACCCCATATTTGCGGGCCTCGTACGAGCAGGAAGCCACCACGCCACGATCCCCATTGCCACCGATCAGCACAGGCTTGCCCGTGAGATCCGAATTTATCAACCGCTCTACCGATACAAAGAAAGTATCCAGGTCACAATGTACGATATGCCTCTCCATCACCAAATATTTAAATTGCTAACAAAATTAGTATAAACTATAGCTAAGAATTGTATATTTGTTGCTAATATTTGTAGCAATATAGAAGGGTTATGTCATTACTAGCTGATAATATGCGTTTTCTGCGGGGGCGTCGGGGCCTTTCCCAGCAGCGGGTCGCTGATGATCTCATCATCACCCGGTCGAGGTATGCCAAGTACGAAGAGGGGGCTTCCGAGCCACCGATAGAGCTCCTACAACGTATATCGAGGTATTTTCACGTCTCT encodes:
- a CDS encoding helix-turn-helix domain-containing protein, giving the protein MSLLADNMRFLRGRRGLSQQRVADDLIITRSRYAKYEEGASEPPIELLQRISRYFHVSIDLLVGIDLQRSRIEELLKLPDYRMVLPVK